The Setaria italica strain Yugu1 chromosome IX, Setaria_italica_v2.0, whole genome shotgun sequence genome has a window encoding:
- the LOC101783363 gene encoding putative GTP diphosphokinase RSH1, chloroplastic produces the protein MQTPPPAVPASSLECVSSCRAASWKGGGRPYECSVLSCAWNAPRALTGALASTAQCSSCGHTEAGGGWRRRGRSRRSNNSLPHITLDEDINKGRFGYGPSPAYSESFFRPWSTSVNPTWRTYCYSSSESFFISPETLWEDLKPVVSYLQPEELNFVHDALKLAYEAHSGQKRRSGEPFIIHPVEVARILGEHELDWESIAAGLLHDTVEDTDVVTFERIENEFGPTVRRIVEGETKVSKLGKLQCKSEGSSKQDLKAEDLRQMFLAMTEEVRVIIVKLADRLHNMRTLTHMPQHKQYAIAMETLQVFAPLAKLLGMYRIKSELEYLSFMYVNPIGFAELRKRVEDLYKAHEQELEEANRILRQKIGEDQFLDLVSVETEVRSVYKELYSIYKTTLKSKSSINEVNQVAQLRIIIKPKSCNGVGPLCTAQQICYHVLGLVHGIWTPIPQAVKDYIATPKPNGYQSLHTTVIPFLNESMFHLEVQIRTEDMDLIAERGIAAHYSGRGVVSGPVRPGISSGRNSKGKVICLNNTGFALRIGWLNAIREWQEEFVGNMSSREFVDTITRDLLGSRVFVFTPKGEIKNLPKGATVVDYAYLIHTEIGNKMVAAKVNGNLVSPIHVLANAEVVEIITYDKLSSKYAFQRHQQWLQHAKTRSARHKIMKFLKEQAALSAAEITAEAVNNFVADIEDESDSELSIPSTKKEDSKFNWEKILNSDKLSFVNKSSDGFLPVNNVHPKVNGKQNKTVKELGIKINGHSTIRGDSFSELMRPGNSTCKDVFPGLDHWKSGKISGWHNTEGSSIQWLCIACVDRKGMMAEVTSALTACGITICSCVAEVNKRRGMGVVLFHFEGSYENVVSACSSVDMILGVLGWSVGCSWCPLGVLEC, from the exons atgcaGACCCCACCTCCCGCCGTGCCAG CGTCGTCGCTGGAGTGCGTGAGCTCGTGCAGGGCCGCCTCGTGGAAGGGGGGTGGGAGGCCCTACGAATGCAGCGTGCTCTCGTGCGCGTGGAACGCGCCGCGCGCGCTCACGGGCGCCCTCGCCAGCACCGCGCAGTGCTCCTCCTGCGGCCACACCGAGGCCGGAGGCGGCTGGAGGAGGCGTGGGCGGTCGCGTCGGAGTAACAACTCG TTACCGCACATCACCTTGGATGAAGACATCAATAAAGGGAGATTTGGTTATGGTCCATCACCTGCTTACTCTGAAAGTTTTTTCAGACCTTGGTCTACTTCTGTCAACCCAACATGGAGAACTTACTGCTATTCATCATCTGAATCCTTCTTCATTTCCCCAGAGACTTTGTGGGAG GATCTCAAACCAGTTGTTTCGTATCTTCAACCTGAAGAGTTAAACTTTGTGCATGATGCTTTGAAG TTGGCATATGAGGCACACAGTGGACAAAAACGGCGAAGTGGAGAGCCATTCATTATTCATCCTGTTGAAGTTGCTCGTATTCTTGGAGAGCAT GAACTTGACTGGGAATCAATTGCTGCTGGTTTATTGCATGACACTGTTGAAGATACAGATGTGGTTACCTTTGAAAGAATAGAGAATGAGTTTGGTCCAACCGTGCGTCGTATTGTTGAAGGAGAGACAAAG GTATCTAAGTTGGGGAAACTTCAGTGCAAAAGTGAGGGTAGTTCGAAACAAGATCTTAAAGCAGAAGACCTAAGGCAGATGTTTCTTGCCATGACAGAAGAG GTTCGTGTGATCATTGTCAAACTGGCAGACAGGTTGCATAACATGCGTACTCTCACACATATGCCTCAGCACAAGCAG TATGCCATTGCCATGGAGACATTGCAGGTCTTTGCACCTCTAGCAAAACTCCTCGGGATGTACCGAATAAAG TCTGAATTGGAATATCTATCCTTCATGTACGTGAACCCCATTGGTTTTGCTGAACTAAGGAAAAGAGTTGAAGACTTGTACAAGGCCCATGAACAGGAATTGGAAGAG GCAAATAGAATTTTAAGGCAAAAGATTGGTGAGGATCAGTTTCTTGATCTTGTGAGTGTTGAGACAGAAGTGCGCTCAGTTTACAAAGAGCTCTACAG CATTTACAAAACTACGCTCAAATCCAAGAGTTCAATAAATGAGGTGAACCAGGTTGCTCAG CTGCGGATCATCATAAAACCAAAATCCTGCAATGGTGTTGGGCCATTGTGCACTGCGCAACAG ATCTGCTATCATGTTCTTGGTCTTGTTCATGGCATATGGACACCCATTCCTCAAGCT GTGAAAGATTACATTGCAACTCCAAAACCTAATGGCTACCAAAGTCTACACACAACAGTGATACCATTTCTTAATGAAAGTATGTTCCATTTGGAAGTTCAG ATTAGAACAGAAGATATGGATTTAATAGCAGAAAGAGGCATTGCTGCACATTACAGTGGAAGAGGGGTGGTTTCTGGACCTGTTCGCCCTGGAATATCAAGTGGAAGAAATTCCAAGGGAAAAGTAATCTGCCTCAATAATACAGGCTTTGCTCTGAGG ATTGGTTGGCTCAATGCAATCCGCGAATGGCAAGAAGAGTTTGTTGGTAATATGAGTTCTAGGGAGTTTGTTGATACTATCACCCGAGATCTTCTGGGAAGCCGTGTCTTTGTGTTTACTCCTAAAGGCGAG ATTAAAAATCTGCCTAAGGGAGCCACAGTGGTTGATTATGCTTATCTGATCCATACTGAAATCGGCAACAAAATGGTTGCAGCAAAG GTGAATGGCAATCTAGTTTCACCAATCCATGTACTTGCAAATGCTGAAGTGGTCGAGATTATAACTTATGAT AAATTATCTAGTAAATATGCATTCCAGCGTCACCAGCAGTGGCTACAGCACGCCAAAACTCGCAGCGCTAGACACAAAATTATGAAA TTCTTAAAGGAGCAAGCTGCCCTTTCTGCTGCTGAAATTACTGCTGAGGCAGTCAATAATTTTGTTGCTGATATTGAAGACGAAAGTGACAGTGAGCTTTCAATTCCAAGCACCAAGAAGGAAGATAGTAAATTCAACTGGGAGAAGATATTAAATTCAGATAAATTATCCTTTGTCAACAAAAGTAGCGATGGCTTTTTACCTGTTAATAATGTCCATCCAAAGGTCAATGGGAAGCAAAACAAAACTGTTAAGGAACTGGGCATCAAAATTAATGGTCATTCTACAATTCGAGGTGATAGCTTCAGTGAATTAATGCGCCCTGGCAATTCCACCTGCAAGGACGTTTTTCCTGGTTTGGATCACTGGAAATCTGGTAAAATTTCTGGTTGGCATAATACAGAAGGCAGCTCTATCCAATGGCTTTGCATAGCCTGTGTTGACCGAAAAG GGATGATGGCAGAAGTTACATCGGCTTTAACAGCCTGTGGAATTACCATATGTTCTTGTGTG GCTGAAGTTAATAAAAGGAGGGGAATGGGTGTAGTGCTGTTCCATTTTGAGGGAAGCTATGAGAATGTG
- the LOC101783761 gene encoding mediator of RNA polymerase II transcription subunit 1 — MNSYSGDRSSSSSSRTTTTSFDSYQFDFGVNASRSSGSRPLRDQRPGAAANTSTRPATGASWTHQPASAKPAWTHQPSPAAASAAAGPGSGSTSMVGDIFGRSWSSAAPSSGLGIPQANNPALFSDLLGSALGGSGSSRTQSNAPLRSAAAPQASRPTGANPNASANSSTFSMGGMASALPKTTAAPMGSGGYGVGGRPMKPAGMAATAGAQPMGQKKDPFGSIDPFAAKPGSMNAAKQASSAKPDQGFGAFQGVSSITNAGFGSFQSADAGFGSFQSSGATKPSSFTSPPPPAPAPTPAAAAANSSVDPLDNLFASTTAAPAATTASNGGGGGDMFGEMDGWVDVEAEFGGGDSGGATTELDGLPPPPSGLTVSAAKSKGMDSYKGGQYADAIKWLSWAVVLIEKSGKDADIVEVLSSRASSYKEVGEYKKAIADCSKVLDQDKENVSVLVQRALLYESTEKYRLGAEDLRLVLKIDPTNRLARSTIHRLNKLAD; from the exons ATGAACTCCTACTCCGGcgaccgctcctcctcctcctcctcccgcaccaccaccacctccttcgACTCCTACCAGTTCGACTTCGGCGTCAACGCCTCCCGCTCCTCCGGCTCCCGCCCCCTCCGCGACCAGCGCCCGGGCGCGGCCGCCAACACCTCCACCAGGCCGGCCACCGGCGCCTCGTGGACGCACCAGCCCGCCAGCGCCAAGCCGGCGTGGACCCACCAgccctcccccgccgctgcttcggcggcggccgggcccgGATCCGGGTCGACCTCCATGGTCGGCGACATCTTCGGCCGGAGCTggtcctccgccgcgccctcaTCCGGGCTCGGCATCCCGCAGGCCAACAACCCTGCCCTCTTCAGCGACCTCCTCGGCTCCGCGCtcggcggctccggctcctcccgcACCCAGTCCAACGCGCCGCTCAGATCCGCCGCTGCGCCACAGGCGTCCAGGCCCACCGGCGCGAATCCCAATGCCAGCGCCAACAGCTCTACCTTCTCGATGGGCGGCATGGCGAGCGCGCTGCCGAAGACGACGGCAGCGCCGATGGGCTCCGGTGGATACGGCGTCGGTGGCCGGCCGATGAAGCCCGCGGgcatggcggcgacggccggggcGCAACCGATGGGGCAGAAGAAGGATCCGTTTGGCTCGATAGATCCATTTGCGGCGAAGCCAGGGTCCATGAATGCAGCTAAGCAGGCTAGCTCGGCCAAGCCGGATCAGGGATTTGGGGCGTTCCAGGGTGTGAGTTCCATCACAAACGCTGGATTCGGGAGCTTCCAGAGCGCTGATGCTGGATTCGGTAGTTTCCAAAGCTCTGGTGCCACGAAACCTTCCAGCTTTACGTCTCCACCCCCACCAGCTCCGGCGCCTACCcctgcggcagcagcagcgaacTCTAGTGTAGATCCGTTGGACAATCTGTTCGCTTCAACCACAGCTGCACCGGCTGCAACCACGGCAAGCAATGGTGGTGGCGGGGGTGACATGTTTGGTGAGATGGATGGTTGGGTCGATGTGGAGGCAGAGTTCGGTGGTGGTGACAGTGGTGGTGCAACCACAGAGCTGGATggcctgccaccaccaccatctggATTGACAGTATCGGCTGCCAAGTCCAAGGGGATGGATAGCTACAAGGGAGGGCAGTACGCTGATGCCATCAAGTGGTTGTCTTGGGCTGTTGTGCTCATTGAGAAATCAGGGAAAGATGCTGACATTGTTGAGGTGTTGTCTTCAAGGGCTTCCTCATATAAGGAGGTTGGTGAGTACAAGAAGGCCATTGCTGACTGCTCAAAG GTGCTGGATCAAGATAAGGAGAATGTCTCAGTGCTAGTGCAGCGTGCTCTCCTTTACGAAAGCACGGAGAAATATAGGCTTGGTGCAGAGGACCTGCGTTTGGTTCTGAAGATTGACCCTACAAATAGGCTTGCGAGGAGTACAATTCACCGCTTGAACAAGTTGGCCGACTAG